The Xanthomonas sp. CFBP 8443 genome has a window encoding:
- a CDS encoding VOC family protein, with the protein MKRRIALTTLVVADYDAAIAWYTGKLGFALLQDVALGDGKRWVVVGPGGSDDAALLLAEPGDAAQRARIGDQTGGRVDHFLYTDDFARDHAAMLAQGVEFLESPRAEPYGTVAVFRDLYGTKWDLLEPKQ; encoded by the coding sequence GTGAAGCGGCGGATCGCATTGACCACGCTGGTCGTGGCCGACTACGACGCGGCGATCGCCTGGTACACCGGCAAGCTCGGCTTCGCCCTGCTGCAGGACGTGGCGCTCGGCGACGGCAAGCGCTGGGTGGTGGTCGGCCCGGGCGGCAGCGACGATGCCGCGCTGCTGCTGGCCGAACCCGGCGACGCCGCGCAGCGCGCGCGGATCGGCGACCAGACCGGCGGGCGCGTGGACCACTTCCTGTACACCGACGACTTCGCCCGCGACCACGCCGCGATGCTGGCGCAGGGCGTGGAGTTCCTCGAATCCCCCCGCGCGGAACCCTATGGCACGGTCGCGGTGTTCCGCGACCTGTACGGCACCAAGTGGGACCTGCTGGAACCCAAGCAATGA
- the exbD gene encoding TonB system transport protein ExbD, which produces MTIRTGRDDDEALEENHAINVTPLIDVMLVLLIVFMVAAPLATVEVPVELPASSAAPQPRDRDPVYLTLHKDLGLSLNDTRIENAALQPALDRLTRGDRDQRIFLRADRAVAYGELMQTMNALRDAGYLKVALVGMERAGQ; this is translated from the coding sequence ATGACCATCCGCACGGGCCGAGACGACGACGAGGCGCTGGAAGAGAACCACGCGATCAACGTCACCCCGCTCATCGACGTGATGCTGGTGCTGCTGATCGTCTTCATGGTCGCCGCGCCGCTGGCCACGGTGGAGGTGCCGGTGGAGCTGCCCGCCAGCAGCGCGGCGCCGCAGCCCAGGGACCGCGATCCGGTCTACCTGACGCTGCACAAGGACCTGGGCCTGAGCCTCAACGACACCCGGATCGAGAACGCTGCACTGCAGCCGGCGCTGGACCGGCTGACCCGCGGCGACCGCGACCAGCGCATCTTCCTGCGCGCCGACCGGGCCGTGGCCTACGGCGAGCTGATGCAGACGATGAACGCGCTGCGCGACGCAGGCTACCTGAAGGTGGCGCTGGTCGGGATGGAGCGCGCCGGGCAATGA
- the rdgB gene encoding RdgB/HAM1 family non-canonical purine NTP pyrophosphatase encodes MKTLVLASSNAGKLEELHALLDGTGIELVAQSTLGVRDADETGLTFVENALLKARHAAQVTGLPALADDSGICVDALRGAPGLYSARYAGEHGNANANIDKLLHALREVPDAQRGAHFYCVLVLLRHAEDPQPLLVEGSWRGRILHARAGDGGHGYDPVFFDPEHGQSAAQMPLALKNRISHRGQALALLKQRLASL; translated from the coding sequence ATGAAGACACTGGTCCTGGCCAGCAGCAACGCCGGCAAGCTGGAAGAACTGCATGCGCTGCTCGACGGCACCGGCATCGAGCTGGTCGCGCAGTCCACGCTCGGGGTGCGCGATGCCGACGAGACCGGCCTGACCTTCGTCGAGAACGCGCTGCTCAAGGCGCGCCACGCCGCGCAGGTCACCGGCCTGCCGGCGCTGGCCGACGACTCGGGCATCTGCGTGGACGCCCTGCGCGGCGCGCCCGGCCTGTATTCGGCGCGCTACGCCGGCGAACACGGCAACGCCAACGCCAACATCGACAAGCTGCTGCACGCCCTGCGCGAAGTGCCCGATGCGCAGCGTGGCGCGCATTTCTACTGCGTGCTGGTGCTGCTGCGGCATGCCGAAGACCCGCAGCCGCTGCTGGTGGAAGGCAGCTGGCGCGGACGCATCCTGCACGCGCGTGCCGGCGACGGCGGCCACGGCTACGACCCGGTGTTCTTCGACCCCGAGCACGGCCAGAGCGCGGCGCAGATGCCGCTGGCGCTGAAGAACCGGATCAGCCACCGCGGCCAGGCGCTGGCGCTGTTGAAGCAGCGCCTGGCGTCCCTGTAG
- a CDS encoding energy transducer TonB, whose product MSAAPQERALRRWLLSLGGVLAAHAAILAMLLCWPSRDRPLPLAAPAQAVMLELAPTPTAPPAAPSEVPPGPQQQEQQQRQVPRARAPLPASPPLQRLPAGREPPPPSAPAQDEPLDEPQAASAAQASAPPSVSAPPASRYAAAQSLSGVAQQQRATWQAQVLGHLQRYKRYPRPAQRRRQEGVVQVQFAVDRRGHASAIRIVQGSGHDALDSETLATVQRASPLPPPPAEIEGDPVQVVVPVDFFLRER is encoded by the coding sequence ATGAGCGCAGCGCCGCAGGAGCGAGCGCTGCGGCGCTGGCTGCTCAGCCTCGGCGGCGTGCTGGCGGCGCATGCGGCGATCCTGGCCATGCTGCTGTGCTGGCCGTCGCGCGATCGGCCGCTGCCGCTCGCCGCTCCCGCACAGGCGGTCATGCTGGAACTCGCGCCGACCCCGACCGCTCCGCCAGCGGCGCCGAGCGAGGTGCCGCCGGGGCCGCAGCAGCAAGAGCAGCAGCAACGCCAGGTTCCGCGCGCGCGCGCACCGCTGCCGGCGTCCCCGCCGCTGCAACGCCTGCCTGCAGGCCGCGAGCCACCACCGCCGTCGGCGCCGGCGCAAGACGAACCGCTAGACGAACCGCAAGCGGCCAGCGCCGCGCAGGCCAGCGCCCCGCCCAGCGTGTCGGCGCCGCCGGCAAGCCGCTATGCCGCGGCGCAATCGCTCTCCGGCGTGGCGCAACAGCAGCGCGCCACCTGGCAGGCGCAAGTGCTGGGCCATCTGCAACGCTACAAGCGCTATCCGCGGCCGGCGCAGCGGCGCAGGCAGGAAGGAGTGGTGCAGGTCCAGTTCGCGGTGGATCGGCGCGGCCATGCCAGCGCGATCCGCATCGTCCAGGGCAGCGGCCACGACGCGCTGGACAGCGAGACCTTGGCGACGGTGCAGCGGGCCAGCCCGCTGCCGCCACCGCCAGCGGAGATCGAGGGCGACCCGGTGCAGGTGGTGGTGCCGGTGGACTTCTTCCTGCGCGAGCGCTGA
- a CDS encoding biliverdin-producing heme oxygenase, with product MNQTLLADTTRSQRLKAATHAAHARLDQRIMAAQPFASRANYARFVQAQYCFHCDMESVYRNPVLASVVPELAQRRRLPQLLADLADLGAAVPDVPAFAAADGRYYEKQVNALGWLYVAEGSSLGAAILAKLAARLGLHEQFGARHLAGHPDGRARHWRQFTTALDSVPLDPTQEQAVVAAACAAFDRVYAHVDTHLAAGA from the coding sequence ATGAACCAGACCCTCCTCGCCGACACCACCCGCAGCCAGCGCCTGAAGGCTGCCACCCATGCGGCGCACGCGCGCCTGGACCAGCGCATCATGGCCGCGCAGCCCTTCGCATCGCGCGCGAACTACGCGCGCTTCGTGCAGGCGCAGTACTGCTTCCACTGCGACATGGAGAGCGTGTACCGCAATCCCGTGCTCGCCAGCGTGGTGCCCGAGTTGGCGCAGCGGCGGCGACTGCCGCAGCTGTTGGCCGACCTGGCCGATCTCGGCGCCGCGGTACCCGACGTGCCTGCGTTCGCGGCAGCGGACGGCCGCTACTACGAAAAACAGGTCAACGCGCTGGGCTGGCTCTACGTGGCCGAAGGTTCCAGCCTGGGCGCGGCGATCCTGGCCAAGCTGGCCGCCAGGCTGGGACTGCACGAGCAGTTCGGCGCGCGCCACCTGGCCGGCCATCCGGACGGGCGAGCGCGGCATTGGCGCCAATTCACCACCGCGCTCGACAGCGTGCCGCTGGACCCCACGCAGGAACAGGCGGTGGTCGCTGCGGCATGCGCCGCGTTCGATCGCGTGTATGCGCATGTCGATACCCATCTCGCGGCCGGCGCCTGA
- the hemW gene encoding radical SAM family heme chaperone HemW — protein MPPLIPPPLSLYVHLPWCVRKCPYCDFNSHAAKGALPFDDYVDALIRDLDQDLPLVWGRTVQTVFFGGGTPSLFPAEAIDRFLQAASARLRFAPNLEITLETNPGTAEHGRFDRYLAAGVNRLSFGIQSFDDAALQRLGRIHDSADAERAVKLAQDAGYANLNLDLMYALPQQTLAGAEADIARALALQPTHLSHYQLTLEPNTVFAARPPQGIPEDDDAWDMQERCQALLAAAGYAQYEVSAYARDGYQCAHNLNYWKFGDYLGIGAGAHGKISSGAEQSILRRWKTKHPQAFLAAAGTPAAIGGDEWIAAERRPFEYMLNALRLNHGFALRDFAARTGLAPEAIAPALAQAQARDWLRVDAGYAVPTELGRRFTNDVVALFLA, from the coding sequence ATGCCGCCGCTGATCCCGCCCCCGCTGTCGCTGTACGTGCACCTGCCCTGGTGCGTGCGCAAATGCCCGTACTGCGATTTCAACTCGCATGCGGCCAAGGGCGCGCTGCCGTTCGACGACTACGTGGACGCGCTGATCCGCGACCTGGATCAGGACCTGCCGCTGGTCTGGGGCCGCACCGTGCAGACCGTGTTCTTCGGCGGCGGCACTCCCAGCCTGTTTCCGGCCGAAGCGATCGACCGCTTCCTGCAGGCGGCCAGCGCGCGCCTGCGCTTCGCGCCAAACCTGGAAATCACCCTGGAGACCAACCCGGGCACCGCCGAGCACGGCCGCTTCGACCGCTACCTGGCGGCCGGGGTCAACCGGCTCAGCTTCGGCATCCAGAGCTTCGACGACGCGGCGCTGCAGCGCCTGGGCCGGATCCACGACAGCGCCGACGCCGAGCGCGCGGTGAAGCTGGCGCAGGACGCCGGCTACGCCAACCTCAACCTGGACCTGATGTACGCGCTGCCGCAGCAGACCCTGGCCGGGGCGGAGGCCGACATCGCCCGCGCGCTGGCGCTGCAGCCGACCCACCTCAGCCACTACCAGCTGACCCTGGAGCCGAACACGGTGTTCGCCGCGCGCCCGCCGCAGGGCATCCCGGAGGACGACGACGCCTGGGACATGCAGGAGCGCTGCCAGGCGCTGCTGGCCGCGGCCGGCTACGCCCAGTACGAGGTCAGCGCCTATGCCCGCGACGGCTACCAGTGCGCGCACAACCTCAACTACTGGAAGTTCGGCGACTACCTGGGCATCGGCGCCGGCGCCCACGGCAAGATCAGCTCCGGCGCCGAGCAGAGCATCCTGCGCCGCTGGAAGACCAAGCATCCGCAGGCGTTCCTGGCCGCCGCCGGCACCCCGGCGGCGATCGGTGGCGACGAGTGGATCGCGGCCGAACGGCGCCCGTTCGAATACATGCTCAACGCGCTGCGCCTGAACCACGGCTTCGCGCTGCGCGACTTCGCCGCACGCACCGGCCTGGCGCCGGAGGCGATCGCGCCGGCGCTGGCGCAGGCGCAGGCGCGGGACTGGCTGCGGGTGGACGCCGGGTACGCCGTCCCCACCGAACTGGGGCGGCGCTTCACCAACGACGTGGTCGCCCTGTTCCTGGCCTGA
- the rph gene encoding ribonuclease PH — protein sequence MSFSRPSGRTADQLRPVRIERAFTRHAEGSVLVSFGDTRVLCNASVENRVPGFLRGKGEGWITAEYGMLPRATHSRSDREAARGKQGGRTLEIQRLIGRALRACVDRNALGERTITLDCDVLQADGGTRTAAITGAYVALMDAVNWLQKRGDLKKPVVLGAVAAVSVGVYRGTPVLDLDYAEDSDCDTDMNVVMNDGGGFIEIQGTAEGHAFRRDELDALLALAETGIGQLLAAQREALAR from the coding sequence ATGTCCTTTTCCCGTCCCAGTGGCCGCACGGCCGATCAGCTGCGCCCGGTGCGCATCGAACGCGCCTTCACCCGCCACGCCGAAGGTTCGGTGCTGGTCAGCTTCGGCGACACCCGCGTGCTGTGCAACGCCAGCGTCGAGAACCGCGTGCCCGGCTTCCTGCGCGGCAAGGGCGAAGGCTGGATCACCGCCGAATACGGCATGCTGCCGCGCGCCACCCATTCGCGCTCGGACCGCGAGGCCGCGCGCGGCAAGCAGGGCGGGCGCACGCTGGAGATCCAGCGCCTGATCGGCCGCGCGCTGCGCGCCTGCGTAGACCGCAACGCGCTCGGCGAGCGCACCATCACCCTGGACTGCGACGTGCTGCAGGCCGACGGCGGCACCCGCACCGCGGCGATCACCGGCGCCTACGTGGCGCTGATGGACGCGGTGAACTGGCTGCAGAAGCGCGGCGACCTGAAGAAGCCGGTGGTGCTCGGCGCGGTCGCCGCGGTGTCGGTCGGCGTCTACCGCGGCACTCCGGTGCTGGACCTGGACTACGCCGAGGACAGCGACTGCGACACCGACATGAACGTGGTGATGAACGACGGCGGCGGCTTCATCGAAATCCAGGGCACTGCCGAAGGCCACGCGTTCCGCCGCGACGAACTGGACGCGCTGCTGGCGCTGGCCGAAACCGGCATCGGCCAGCTGCTTGCCGCCCAGCGCGAGGCACTGGCGCGGTGA
- a CDS encoding YbaN family protein, producing MSRATLAMAMTPSRGAWLCLGLLMLALGLIGAVLPVMPTTIFLILAAGCFSRCSPRLEAWLLGHPRYGAALRLWREQGAITRRGKCFAGAGMGVGYLLFWCGVHPGWKLALGVGLFFAGSAAYVLSRPAPRGVADAQGVQ from the coding sequence ATGTCGCGAGCAACCCTGGCGATGGCGATGACGCCGAGCCGCGGCGCCTGGCTGTGCCTGGGCCTGCTGATGCTGGCGCTGGGCCTGATCGGCGCGGTGCTGCCGGTGATGCCGACCACGATCTTCCTGATCCTGGCGGCAGGCTGCTTCTCGCGCTGTTCACCGCGACTGGAGGCGTGGCTGCTGGGGCATCCTCGCTACGGCGCCGCCTTGCGGCTGTGGCGCGAACAGGGCGCGATCACGCGCCGCGGGAAATGTTTCGCTGGCGCCGGCATGGGCGTGGGCTACCTGCTGTTCTGGTGCGGCGTGCATCCGGGCTGGAAACTGGCGCTGGGCGTGGGCCTGTTCTTCGCCGGCAGCGCCGCGTACGTGCTGTCGCGTCCGGCACCGCGCGGCGTTGCAGATGCGCAAGGAGTTCAGTGA
- a CDS encoding PilZ domain-containing protein, translating into MIAEARRSPRRQVPDMVPVLDMMEDAVVGRLGNVSESGMLLLASAPLHDDALYQLRFAIPQLGRDTQIDVGVHLLWSERSHAPGQSWAGFRFLTISPAHRELLRQWIKAGPAG; encoded by the coding sequence ATGATCGCCGAAGCCCGCCGCTCGCCGCGCCGACAGGTCCCGGACATGGTGCCGGTGCTGGACATGATGGAAGACGCCGTGGTCGGCCGGCTCGGCAACGTGTCCGAGAGCGGCATGCTGCTGCTGGCGTCGGCCCCGCTGCACGACGACGCGCTGTACCAGTTGCGCTTCGCGATCCCGCAACTCGGCCGCGACACCCAGATCGACGTCGGCGTGCACCTGCTGTGGAGCGAACGTTCGCATGCGCCGGGCCAGTCCTGGGCCGGCTTCCGCTTCCTGACCATCTCGCCCGCGCACCGCGAACTGCTGCGGCAGTGGATCAAGGCGGGGCCGGCCGGGTAG
- the exbB gene encoding tonB-system energizer ExbB has protein sequence MHADIAPSLLPPDLGPWQMFLHADLVVQAVMVGLAIASVATWTILAAKSWELARIGRTLRAAHAALLQSQHLVDAEARPQLAVHAARALLHEARAELRQSSGLEDKLGIKERLASRLERVELGYARQLRRGTGPLATIGATAPFVGLFGTVWGIMNSFVGIARSNTTNLAVVAPGIAEALLATALGLVAAIPAVVIYNHFARTLGGLRQQLGDLSAGVQQLVSRDLDCQQPTAPGSPVAGAQ, from the coding sequence ATGCACGCTGACATCGCCCCCTCCCTGCTGCCGCCCGACCTGGGGCCGTGGCAGATGTTCCTGCACGCCGACCTGGTGGTCCAGGCGGTGATGGTCGGCCTGGCCATCGCCTCGGTCGCCACCTGGACCATCCTGGCGGCCAAGAGCTGGGAGTTGGCGCGGATCGGGCGCACGCTGCGGGCGGCGCATGCGGCGCTGCTGCAATCGCAACATCTGGTCGACGCCGAGGCAAGACCGCAGTTGGCCGTGCACGCGGCGCGCGCGCTGCTGCACGAGGCCCGCGCCGAACTGCGGCAATCCAGCGGCCTGGAGGACAAGCTCGGGATCAAGGAGCGGCTGGCCTCGCGCCTGGAGCGGGTCGAACTGGGGTATGCGCGCCAGCTGCGCAGGGGCACCGGTCCGCTCGCCACGATCGGCGCCACCGCGCCGTTCGTCGGCCTGTTCGGCACCGTGTGGGGCATCATGAACAGCTTCGTCGGCATCGCCCGCTCCAACACCACCAACCTAGCGGTGGTCGCGCCGGGCATCGCCGAGGCCTTGCTCGCGACCGCGCTGGGCCTGGTCGCCGCGATTCCGGCGGTGGTGATCTACAACCATTTCGCGCGCACGCTGGGCGGCTTGCGCCAGCAACTGGGCGATCTGTCGGCGGGCGTACAGCAACTGGTCTCGCGCGACCTGGATTGCCAGCAGCCAACTGCGCCCGGCTCGCCCGTGGCCGGCGCGCAGTGA
- a CDS encoding YicC/YloC family endoribonuclease, with translation MIRSMTAFAGAERITPWGTLGCELRSVNHRFLEVSVRLPEELRALEPQLRERLAARVSRGKLDLMLRLRAPDANAQALAVNEPLVEQLAVLAQRLGARFPQLQVQFADLLQLPGVLQGQAVDPAALQAQALELLDEVVAEFVAAREREGGKLAAAIVERVDAVERIAGEVKELIPAIREGQRAKLAARLADLPHPVDPGRAEQELVLWLQKLDVDEELDRLGSHIKEIRRVLRQPEPAGRRLDFLLQEFNREANTLGSKSVDSRTSNAAVELKVLIDQIREQVQNLE, from the coding sequence ATGATCCGCAGCATGACCGCCTTCGCCGGCGCCGAGCGCATCACTCCCTGGGGCACGCTGGGCTGCGAGTTGCGCTCGGTCAACCATCGTTTTCTCGAAGTGAGCGTGCGCCTGCCGGAGGAGCTGCGCGCGCTGGAACCGCAGTTGCGCGAACGCCTGGCCGCGCGGGTCAGCCGCGGCAAGCTGGACCTGATGCTGCGCCTGCGCGCGCCCGATGCCAACGCGCAGGCGCTGGCGGTGAACGAACCGCTGGTCGAGCAGCTGGCCGTGCTCGCGCAGCGGCTGGGCGCGCGCTTCCCGCAGCTGCAGGTGCAGTTCGCCGACCTGCTGCAGCTGCCCGGCGTACTGCAGGGGCAGGCGGTCGACCCGGCCGCGCTGCAGGCGCAGGCGCTGGAACTGCTGGACGAGGTGGTGGCCGAGTTCGTCGCCGCGCGCGAGCGCGAAGGCGGCAAGCTGGCGGCGGCCATCGTCGAGCGGGTCGACGCGGTCGAGCGCATCGCCGGCGAGGTGAAGGAACTGATCCCGGCCATCCGCGAGGGCCAGCGCGCCAAGCTGGCCGCGCGCCTGGCCGACCTGCCGCATCCGGTCGATCCGGGCCGCGCCGAGCAGGAGCTGGTGCTGTGGCTGCAGAAACTCGACGTGGACGAGGAACTGGACCGGCTCGGCAGCCACATCAAGGAGATCCGCCGCGTGCTGCGCCAGCCCGAGCCGGCCGGCCGGCGCCTGGATTTCCTGTTGCAGGAATTCAACCGCGAGGCCAACACCCTGGGCTCCAAGTCGGTGGACAGCCGCACCTCCAACGCGGCGGTGGAGCTGAAGGTGCTGATCGACCAGATCCGCGAGCAGGTGCAGAACCTGGAGTAG
- a CDS encoding DUF1631 domain-containing protein, with amino-acid sequence MSLSATPSASPATLAAAALPTRVRDILDTLKTLLWQALDAPLQATLAELERELFDQAERARNSQLQQDIYQELQGLRARRERFAPFYKAQLEAALATIRLPPDPSGPRRQEKANAAMQMLTLVADVDIDRDIVLHDIARREAARASIPLQLLGQRFGVLAARPAFEAEHTPLGPHLLCRILREAGEELRLGLDAQLTLYRAFERQVLARYGEIVERANVSLTHAGVLPGLVYLPYVARPPAEPAAGARGAARPSPATRPATGWSGQAAPSAWSSPSSGAAASEARPGMPAMPATPGPPPAAAAAAQQRASGAAATAATTPAAAATGSEPTDLATLRQLLAVARDRAAAAAPADTAHATSAGGQPAATTPAADGPAMPATPRTTAATGTSAAAANATAPAVPTASLLQALGELQAQPPAHSAQAGLRGRRQVRDVQAALLATLRAEHGAQAALAPQDADTFELLGLLYAEVEREVRSEAPAAALLERLQVPLVRAALQDPAFFVRHQHPARELLNAVAESGATWLGEEDTDPQLLLKLNQTVDRVVEDYEGDESVFEQAHQDIQAQYRALAHKAEIAERRHIEAARGKERLEVAKQLANATLDDLCRTWQPPKFVQALLKQAWSDVLTLTLLRQGEDSEAWRERQQLTQCIAEVSCRDNGGDPDTGLADEVRSALLQVGYHQDEAAAIARRLSTPGGGDELVSRTELSARLKSRTRLGDQGEDERPLLAPRNETEQAAYARLRSLPFGTWFEFVTNQQGDLKRQRLSWYSPITDRALFVNQRGHKTAEYSLDALSRLLAQGQARIVTEDRARLIDRAWHATVRALRTLAGAPAPNAPLEDA; translated from the coding sequence ATGTCATTGTCTGCTACCCCGTCGGCCAGCCCGGCGACGCTCGCTGCGGCCGCCCTGCCCACGCGTGTGCGCGACATCCTGGACACGCTCAAGACCTTGCTGTGGCAGGCGCTGGACGCCCCGCTGCAAGCGACCCTGGCCGAGCTGGAGCGCGAGCTGTTCGACCAGGCCGAGCGTGCGCGCAACAGCCAGCTGCAACAGGACATCTACCAGGAACTGCAGGGCCTGCGTGCGCGCCGCGAGCGCTTCGCGCCGTTCTACAAGGCGCAGCTGGAAGCGGCGCTGGCCACGATCCGGCTGCCGCCCGACCCCAGCGGCCCGCGCCGGCAGGAAAAGGCCAACGCAGCGATGCAGATGCTGACCCTGGTCGCCGACGTGGACATCGACCGCGACATCGTGCTGCACGACATCGCCCGGCGCGAGGCCGCGCGCGCCAGCATCCCGCTGCAACTGCTCGGCCAGCGCTTTGGTGTGCTCGCCGCGCGGCCGGCGTTCGAGGCCGAGCACACCCCGCTCGGCCCGCACCTGCTGTGCCGGATCCTGCGCGAGGCCGGCGAGGAACTGCGGCTGGGGCTGGACGCGCAACTGACCCTGTACCGCGCCTTCGAGCGCCAGGTGCTGGCGCGCTACGGCGAGATCGTGGAGCGCGCCAACGTGTCGCTGACCCATGCCGGCGTGCTGCCCGGGCTGGTCTATTTGCCGTACGTGGCGCGTCCGCCGGCGGAACCGGCGGCCGGCGCACGCGGTGCGGCGCGGCCGTCCCCCGCCACGCGCCCGGCCACCGGATGGTCGGGGCAGGCGGCGCCGAGCGCTTGGTCCAGTCCGAGTTCCGGTGCAGCGGCCAGCGAGGCCCGGCCCGGCATGCCGGCGATGCCAGCCACACCAGGCCCGCCACCCGCAGCCGCAGCCGCAGCGCAGCAGCGCGCGTCCGGCGCCGCGGCGACGGCGGCCACCACCCCGGCGGCGGCGGCGACCGGCAGCGAACCGACCGACCTGGCCACGCTGCGCCAACTGCTGGCCGTCGCGCGCGACCGTGCGGCGGCAGCGGCGCCGGCCGACACTGCGCATGCCACATCGGCCGGCGGCCAGCCCGCCGCGACGACACCCGCCGCGGACGGCCCCGCGATGCCGGCCACGCCACGCACCACCGCGGCGACCGGCACGTCCGCGGCAGCCGCCAACGCCACTGCCCCCGCCGTGCCGACCGCTTCGCTGCTGCAGGCGCTGGGCGAGTTGCAGGCGCAGCCGCCCGCGCACAGCGCGCAGGCCGGACTGCGCGGCCGCCGCCAGGTGCGCGACGTCCAGGCCGCCTTGCTGGCCACGCTGCGCGCCGAGCATGGCGCGCAGGCCGCGCTGGCGCCGCAGGATGCCGACACCTTCGAACTGCTCGGCCTGCTCTACGCCGAGGTCGAGCGCGAAGTGCGCAGCGAAGCGCCCGCCGCCGCGCTGCTGGAACGCCTGCAGGTGCCGCTGGTGCGCGCCGCGCTGCAGGATCCCGCGTTCTTCGTGCGCCACCAGCATCCGGCGCGCGAACTGCTCAACGCGGTCGCCGAATCCGGCGCGACCTGGCTCGGCGAAGAAGACACCGATCCGCAACTGCTGTTGAAGCTGAACCAGACCGTGGACCGGGTGGTCGAAGACTACGAAGGCGACGAGAGCGTCTTCGAACAGGCCCACCAGGACATCCAAGCGCAGTACCGCGCGCTGGCGCACAAGGCCGAGATCGCCGAGCGCCGGCACATCGAGGCCGCACGCGGCAAGGAGCGGCTGGAGGTGGCCAAGCAGTTGGCCAATGCCACGCTGGACGACCTGTGCCGGACCTGGCAGCCGCCCAAGTTCGTGCAGGCGCTGCTGAAGCAGGCCTGGTCCGACGTACTGACCCTGACCCTGCTGCGCCAGGGCGAGGACTCGGAAGCGTGGCGCGAGCGCCAGCAGCTGACCCAGTGCATCGCCGAGGTCAGTTGTCGCGACAACGGTGGCGATCCCGATACCGGCCTGGCCGACGAGGTGCGCAGCGCCTTGTTGCAGGTGGGCTACCACCAGGACGAAGCCGCCGCGATCGCGCGGCGCCTGTCCACCCCGGGCGGCGGCGACGAACTGGTCTCGCGCACCGAACTCAGCGCCAGGCTCAAGTCGCGCACCCGCCTCGGCGACCAGGGCGAGGACGAGCGTCCGCTGCTGGCGCCGCGCAACGAGACCGAGCAGGCCGCGTACGCGCGCTTGCGCAGCCTGCCGTTCGGCACCTGGTTCGAGTTCGTCACCAATCAGCAGGGCGACCTGAAACGGCAGCGCCTGTCCTGGTACAGCCCGATCACCGATCGCGCGCTGTTCGTCAACCAGCGCGGGCACAAGACCGCCGAATACTCGCTGGACGCGCTGTCGCGGTTGCTGGCGCAGGGCCAGGCGCGGATCGTCACCGAAGACCGCGCGCGGCTGATCGACCGCGCCTGGCACGCCACCGTGCGCGCGCTGCGCACCCTGGCCGGCGCGCCTGCGCCCAACGCCCCCCTGGAGGACGCATGA